The proteins below come from a single Patescibacteria group bacterium genomic window:
- a CDS encoding magnesium transporter CorA family protein codes for MSRTTIEHNGLEWTNIIQPTEEDTAYLKSKYGFHYFDLRDCLSVTESPKLDIYEKYLFIVFHFPDYDRKEKRMIYRRLNVFIGDGFLISLHKEGFDAVEGMINYLEKNKEPRDQFMSKGSGYLLYNLINPIFKKAFSMVDKIGENLRGIEEDIYSDKTIDLVKELAMERRNILNFRKIVEPQRFLIDTMVHLKRGFLGTDSDIYFDDIHDHIERIWMLLENYREIVKGLSDTNESLISHKINEGIKLLTIISVALLPMTLIASIYGMNVIGLPFADTPGVMWGIIGTMLLIIGGTILYFRKKGLL; via the coding sequence ATGTCACGAACAACGATAGAGCACAATGGTTTAGAGTGGACAAATATTATCCAGCCCACCGAAGAAGACACCGCGTATCTTAAATCTAAATACGGATTTCATTATTTTGACCTGCGCGACTGTCTTTCTGTAACGGAGTCGCCGAAACTGGATATATACGAAAAATATCTCTTTATCGTGTTTCATTTTCCTGATTATGACCGAAAAGAGAAGAGAATGATTTATCGGAGATTAAATGTATTTATTGGAGATGGTTTTCTGATATCTTTGCATAAAGAGGGGTTTGATGCGGTCGAAGGAATGATTAATTATCTGGAAAAAAATAAAGAACCGCGGGACCAGTTTATGAGCAAAGGGTCCGGATATCTGCTGTACAACTTGATCAACCCTATTTTCAAAAAAGCATTTTCGATGGTTGATAAAATTGGTGAGAACCTGAGGGGGATTGAAGAGGACATTTATAGTGATAAAACGATCGACCTGGTGAAGGAACTCGCAATGGAACGGCGTAATATACTGAATTTCAGAAAAATTGTGGAACCGCAGAGATTTTTAATAGATACAATGGTGCACTTAAAGCGGGGGTTTTTGGGGACAGATTCAGATATATATTTTGATGATATTCATGATCATATTGAAAGAATCTGGATGTTGCTTGAAAACTACCGGGAAATAGTCAAAGGGTTGAGTGATACAAACGAATCATTAATCTCACATAAGATCAATGAGGGGATAAAATTGCTTACCATTATTTCCGTCGCCCTACTGCCCATGACTCTGATTGCGAGTATTTACGGCATGAACGTTATCGGTCTGCCATTCGCAGATACCCCCGGTGTGATGTGGGGAATTATCGGTACGATGTTACTGATAATCGGGGGAACAATATTATATTTTAGAAAAAAAGGATTACTTTAG